In a single window of the Diospyros lotus cultivar Yz01 chromosome 10, ASM1463336v1, whole genome shotgun sequence genome:
- the LOC127811966 gene encoding uncharacterized protein LOC127811966 yields MDQQTVTKFINSEFVKKATQLLLSVYVFSFLFSYASWFSSSFHSLTNFQLLSHMMDKNCIFLIFNGILVFIAKTSGLISSSPACDHSNQLLFKRPEPDTDSFLEKEISIDRAEPLEGSLPEEEKEKSDEDLVKEEQEAQVGGINNPSVEDEESDQKEMVIDGVFRIQEEEEEEGNGFMSTEELNRKFDEFIRKMKEEIRIGAQQQVVMVQQ; encoded by the coding sequence atggatcAACAGACTGTGACTAAATTCATAAACTCTGAGTTTGTGAAGAAAGCCACACAGTTGCTGCTCTCAGTTTATGTGTTTTCCTTCTTATTTTCCTATGCCTCATGGTTTTCTTCCTCCTTCCACTCCTTGACCAACTTCCAACTCTTAAGCCACATGATGGACAAAAACtgcatttttctcattttcaatGGAATCCTAGTGTTCATTGCCAAGACCTCTGGCCTCATCAGTTCTTCACCTGCGTGTGATCACAGCAACCAGTTGTTATTCAAGAGACCAGAGCCAGATACCGATTCCTTTCTGGAGAAAGAAATTTCCATAGATCGTGCTGAGCCTCTAGAAGGTTCTCTtccagaagaagaaaaagagaaaagtgatGAAGACTTGGTTAAGGAAGAACAAGAAGCACAAGTAGGTGGAATTAATAATCCAAGTGTTGAAGATGAAGAGAGTGATCAGAAAGAGATGGTTATTGATGGTGTCTTCAgaatccaagaagaagaagaagaagaaggtaacGGGTTCATGAGTACAGAAGAACTGAACAGGAAATTTGATGAGTTCATAAGAAAGATGAAGGAAGAAATCAGGATAGGAGCTCAACAACAAGTAGTTATGGTTCAGCAATAA
- the LOC127811887 gene encoding uncharacterized protein LOC127811887 — protein sequence MALNWLLHAACTIVLGHSADMNTPQDKSIRTCLTGKSTQENISKSSESAEWMASQMESCREECSVEFQMPLHYPRFAREDYEKMEEWRVDMLLREYGISFSGTLEEKRQFAMGAFLWPEA from the coding sequence ATGGCTTTGAATTGGCTTCTTCATGCTGCATGCACTATAGTTCTTGGCCACTCTGCTGACATGAACACCCCACAGGACAAGAGCATTAGAACATGCTTGACTGGAAAGAGCACCCAAGAAAATATTTCCAAGAGTTCAGAAAGTGCCGAGTGGATGGCTTCCCAGATGGAGAGTTGCAGAGAAGAATGCTCCGTGGAATTCCAGATGCCTCTCCACTATCCGCGGTTTGCAAGGGAGGACTACGAGAAGATGGAGGAATGGAGGGTTGATATGCTTCTCAGAGAATATGGGATTAGTTTCAGTGGCACTCTGGAAGAGAAAAGGCAATTTGCCATGGGAGCATTCTTGTGGCCTGAAGCCTGA